The following proteins are co-located in the Legionella busanensis genome:
- the tkt gene encoding transketolase: MSSTNELANAIRVLSIDAVEQAQSGHPGMPLGMADIATVLWQKFLKHSPSNPHWFNRDRFILSNGHGSMILYSLLHLTGYKLSIDDLKHFRQLHSKTPGHPEYAETPGVETTTGPLAQGLANAVGMAIAEKTLAHQFNLPNLDIVNHFTYVFVGDGCLMEGLSHEVCSLAGTLKLGKLIVFYDDNGISIDGKVDAWFTDDTATRFKAYQWHVVEEVDGHNPEAIEEAILQARAETNKPSLIICKTIIGFGSPVAGSEKCHGSPLGNTNIEQVRAKLGWSHEPFTIPDSIYNQWNKVEQGKRDENAWLQLCHQYQQENKAQYYEFLRRINGDLPDNWHDLAKEFINNECRTQTKAIATRKSSQACIEHYAKILPEMLGGSADLTSSNNTNWSGSKALTAKDCSGNYIYYGVREFGMAAIMNGLALHGGFIPYGGTFLVFADYARNAIRLSALMKQRVIYVFTHDSIGLGEDGPTHQPIEHAAMLRMTPNMHVWRPADSTETAVAWYQALTHHIGPSALLLSRQNLPALTHQENALEAISRGGYTIVDCEQEPEIILIATGSELHLAITAAKQLNEEQNKQIRVVSMPCCEQFIAQDKAYQESVLPNKIRKRIAIEAAATNYWYRFVGLDGAVIGLDRFGVSAPADEAYAYLKITVEHLIDVINNF; the protein is encoded by the coding sequence ATGAGCTCTACAAACGAATTAGCAAACGCAATTCGCGTTTTAAGTATTGATGCTGTTGAACAAGCCCAATCAGGCCATCCAGGTATGCCTTTAGGTATGGCAGATATTGCTACTGTTCTTTGGCAAAAATTTCTAAAACACAGTCCGAGTAATCCTCATTGGTTTAACCGCGATCGATTTATCTTGTCAAATGGCCATGGCTCAATGATCCTTTACTCTTTACTGCATTTAACTGGGTATAAGTTATCTATTGATGATTTGAAACATTTTAGGCAATTGCACTCTAAAACGCCTGGCCACCCTGAGTATGCAGAGACGCCTGGTGTTGAAACAACGACTGGCCCGCTTGCGCAAGGTTTAGCTAATGCAGTAGGTATGGCCATTGCTGAAAAAACATTAGCTCATCAATTTAATTTACCTAATTTAGACATTGTTAATCATTTTACTTATGTTTTTGTAGGTGATGGCTGTTTAATGGAAGGTTTATCACATGAAGTTTGCTCACTCGCAGGGACTTTGAAATTAGGAAAATTAATTGTTTTTTATGATGATAATGGCATTTCTATTGATGGTAAAGTTGATGCCTGGTTTACTGATGATACAGCTACTCGATTTAAGGCTTATCAATGGCATGTTGTTGAAGAGGTTGATGGCCATAATCCAGAGGCAATTGAAGAGGCTATTTTACAAGCCCGTGCTGAAACAAATAAACCTAGTTTAATTATTTGTAAAACGATTATTGGTTTTGGTTCCCCTGTTGCCGGTAGTGAAAAATGTCATGGTTCACCTCTTGGTAACACTAATATTGAGCAAGTAAGAGCAAAACTAGGCTGGTCCCATGAACCATTTACTATTCCTGATTCTATTTATAATCAGTGGAATAAGGTTGAACAAGGTAAAAGAGATGAAAATGCTTGGTTGCAATTATGCCATCAATATCAGCAAGAAAATAAAGCACAATATTATGAGTTTTTACGACGTATTAACGGTGATTTACCGGATAACTGGCATGATTTAGCCAAAGAATTTATTAATAATGAATGTCGTACACAAACTAAAGCTATAGCAACACGTAAAAGCTCTCAAGCTTGTATTGAACATTATGCAAAAATATTGCCGGAAATGTTAGGAGGCTCTGCGGATTTAACTAGCTCAAATAATACAAATTGGTCAGGTAGTAAAGCGCTTACAGCAAAAGATTGCTCTGGAAATTACATTTATTATGGTGTGCGAGAATTTGGTATGGCTGCGATCATGAATGGTTTAGCCTTACACGGTGGCTTTATTCCATATGGGGGAACATTTTTAGTCTTTGCAGATTATGCGCGCAATGCTATTCGCTTAAGTGCTCTGATGAAGCAGCGGGTTATTTACGTTTTTACCCATGACTCCATTGGTCTTGGGGAAGATGGTCCAACTCATCAGCCCATTGAACATGCGGCTATGTTAAGAATGACACCTAATATGCATGTTTGGCGACCTGCTGACTCAACAGAAACCGCTGTTGCCTGGTATCAGGCTCTAACTCATCATATCGGGCCTTCTGCTTTATTATTATCACGGCAAAATTTACCTGCTCTAACTCATCAAGAGAACGCTTTAGAAGCGATTAGCCGTGGTGGATACACTATTGTCGATTGCGAACAGGAACCGGAGATTATTCTTATAGCAACTGGCTCTGAACTGCATCTAGCAATCACTGCAGCAAAACAATTAAATGAGGAACAAAACAAACAAATTCGTGTCGTTTCTATGCCATGTTGTGAACAGTTCATTGCTCAAGACAAAGCGTATCAGGAATCTGTTTTACCTAACAAAATACGCAAGCGCATTGCGATTGAAGCAGCTGCAACAAATTATTGGTATCGTTTTGTTGGTTTAGATGGCGCTGTAATTGGCTTAGATCGCTTTGGTGTATCCGCACCAGCCGATGAAGCTTATGCTTATTTAAAAATTACAGTAGAACATTTAATTGATGTTATTAATAACTTTTAA
- a CDS encoding M3 family metallopeptidase → MPQTTLPTFSQFKPAAFVEQLDALLQKNLQKITELLQQQKSFTWNNLMQPLEDMEDALERFWSPMSHLHAVVNSKALRDCYQACLPKLSAYEAAIGHNETLYKAIGSIDAEDLNVIEQKIVADTLRDFELSGVALSKENKARFEAIQTRLSELSNQFENHVLDATQAFSLHITDATRLKGLPPHALQTAKELAVEKGLDGWVLNLEFPSYLAIITYADDRSLREAFYQAYVTRASDKGPYAGQFDNSAVIDEILSLRHEKSQLLGFANYAELSLATKMASSTNEVSHFLLDLAERAHSQAKKDIEKLKQFAKNDYQLEQVEPWDIAYLSEKMRHKYYDLSQEDLRPYFPLAKVMTGLFTIIERLYGIRLEVVPNVDTWHQDITCYRLIDEHNIERGFIYMDLFARQNKRGGAWMDSLQSRRRVNGKSIQLPIATLTCNFAKPGTNKVATLSHDELSTLFHELGHCLHHVLTQVDYLDVSGIHGVEWDAVELPSQFFENWCWEKSALELLAGHVETDEPLPESLYQKLIAAKNFQSAMAMMRQLEFSLFDFRIHQEFNAEQKEFVQAVLNQVREQTTVVPIVDYNRFQHSFSHIFAGGYAAGYYSYKWAEVLSSDAFARFEEEGVFNPKTGRDFLHSILEVGGSKKAKDAFISFRGRPATIDALLRHNGIN, encoded by the coding sequence ATGCCACAGACTACGCTGCCTACATTTAGTCAATTTAAGCCAGCTGCTTTTGTTGAGCAGCTTGATGCTTTATTACAGAAAAATTTACAAAAAATTACGGAATTGCTGCAACAACAAAAATCCTTTACATGGAATAATTTAATGCAGCCACTTGAGGATATGGAAGATGCCCTGGAGCGCTTCTGGTCTCCTATGTCTCATTTACATGCAGTTGTTAATTCTAAAGCACTACGTGATTGTTATCAGGCTTGTCTGCCTAAATTATCTGCTTATGAAGCTGCTATAGGACATAATGAAACCTTATATAAAGCGATCGGCTCTATTGATGCAGAAGATTTAAATGTTATTGAGCAAAAAATAGTAGCAGATACACTGAGAGATTTTGAGCTTTCGGGCGTGGCATTATCTAAAGAAAATAAAGCGCGTTTTGAGGCTATTCAAACCAGGCTTTCTGAATTATCAAATCAGTTCGAAAATCATGTACTTGATGCAACGCAAGCTTTCAGCCTACATATTACCGATGCGACTAGATTAAAAGGTTTACCACCGCATGCTTTACAAACAGCTAAAGAGTTAGCTGTTGAAAAGGGTTTAGATGGTTGGGTTTTAAATTTAGAATTCCCAAGTTATTTAGCAATTATTACCTATGCTGACGATCGAAGTTTACGAGAAGCGTTTTATCAAGCTTATGTTACACGAGCCTCTGATAAAGGTCCTTATGCTGGCCAATTTGATAATAGTGCTGTCATTGACGAAATACTTTCTTTACGCCATGAAAAATCGCAACTATTAGGTTTTGCTAATTATGCCGAATTATCTTTAGCAACTAAAATGGCTTCATCAACTAATGAAGTTAGTCATTTTCTTCTTGATTTAGCAGAGCGCGCTCATTCTCAAGCTAAAAAGGATATAGAAAAATTAAAGCAATTTGCCAAAAACGATTATCAGTTAGAGCAAGTTGAACCATGGGATATTGCCTATTTATCTGAGAAAATGCGCCACAAGTATTATGATTTATCTCAGGAAGATTTACGTCCTTATTTTCCATTAGCTAAAGTTATGACTGGGTTATTTACAATTATTGAACGTTTATATGGCATTCGACTAGAAGTGGTACCTAACGTTGATACTTGGCATCAAGATATCACGTGTTATCGTTTAATTGATGAGCATAATATTGAACGCGGGTTCATTTATATGGATTTATTTGCCAGGCAAAATAAACGTGGCGGTGCTTGGATGGATTCATTACAAAGTAGACGACGAGTAAATGGCAAAAGTATTCAACTGCCAATAGCTACGTTAACTTGTAATTTTGCTAAACCAGGTACTAATAAAGTGGCAACATTGTCGCATGATGAGCTTTCTACCTTGTTTCATGAGCTTGGTCATTGTCTACACCATGTTTTGACCCAAGTCGATTATTTAGATGTTTCAGGCATTCACGGCGTTGAGTGGGATGCTGTTGAATTACCAAGTCAGTTCTTTGAAAATTGGTGCTGGGAGAAAAGTGCGCTTGAATTATTGGCAGGTCATGTTGAAACAGACGAACCGTTACCAGAGAGCTTATATCAAAAATTGATTGCTGCTAAGAATTTTCAATCGGCAATGGCTATGATGCGCCAATTAGAATTTTCTTTATTTGATTTTCGTATTCATCAAGAATTTAATGCGGAGCAAAAAGAATTTGTACAGGCAGTTTTAAATCAGGTTAGGGAACAAACCACGGTTGTCCCTATTGTTGACTATAATCGTTTTCAACATAGCTTTTCTCATATTTTTGCTGGTGGTTATGCAGCTGGTTATTATAGTTATAAATGGGCTGAAGTTCTCTCAAGTGATGCATTCGCACGTTTTGAGGAAGAGGGCGTATTTAACCCTAAAACTGGCCGTGATTTTCTCCATTCAATTTTAGAAGTGGGAGGATCAAAAAAAGCGAAAGATGCCTTTATAAGTTTTAGAGGCCGACCTGCTACAATTGATGCTTTACTGCGTCATAATGGTATAAATTAG
- a CDS encoding conjugal transfer protein TraM, with product MSDKFDEAIQEIALKHGVVLSKDDPILVLQTMNERLIEENRQAQVAMLAKFREEIEDIASQWKDDAKDKAEKVLNSALEGSKEVMARLLQETNSHFAQTIKITLSETLMETHTLAKQARKYNLSVLLYSTTILIGGCLFILFYF from the coding sequence ATGTCAGATAAATTTGATGAAGCTATTCAAGAGATTGCCCTTAAGCACGGTGTGGTCTTAAGCAAGGATGATCCTATACTCGTCCTTCAGACCATGAACGAAAGATTGATTGAAGAAAATCGACAGGCACAAGTGGCGATGTTGGCAAAGTTCAGAGAAGAAATAGAAGATATTGCCTCTCAATGGAAGGATGACGCTAAGGATAAAGCTGAAAAAGTTCTTAATTCAGCATTAGAAGGTAGTAAAGAAGTCATGGCTAGATTACTACAAGAAACTAATAGCCACTTTGCTCAGACTATAAAGATAACATTATCCGAAACTCTAATGGAAACTCATACTTTAGCGAAACAGGCTCGAAAATATAACCTGTCTGTATTGTTATATTCCACAACCATTTTGATTGGAGGTTGTTTGTTTATATTATTTTATTTTTAA
- a CDS encoding TraK family protein, producing the protein MGNSLSERIAAKQMEKKVSDKSVNKAAFLALKKDIASALADGWSIKLVWETLVEEGKISFSYKTFCGYVARLIAAEKKSSMQEKTKEDEKAKSKAKTEIRGFTFNPKPNLEELL; encoded by the coding sequence ATGGGAAACTCCCTCAGCGAACGAATCGCAGCAAAGCAGATGGAAAAGAAAGTCTCTGATAAATCTGTAAATAAAGCCGCTTTTCTTGCCCTAAAAAAAGATATAGCTTCAGCGCTGGCTGACGGCTGGTCAATAAAGCTTGTCTGGGAAACCTTAGTTGAGGAAGGTAAAATCTCATTTTCATATAAAACATTTTGTGGCTATGTAGCACGTTTGATTGCTGCAGAAAAAAAGTCGTCTATGCAGGAAAAAACCAAGGAAGATGAAAAGGCTAAAAGTAAAGCAAAAACTGAAATTCGCGGCTTTACTTTTAATCCAAAACCCAACTTGGAGGAACTCTTGTAA
- the def gene encoding peptide deformylase has product MKEYEVIQLGNPLLRTTSEAIEDSMFGSEELKNLEDVLFNALKRENGLGLAAPQLGITKRALVFGMDKHPVYTQLPAIPFTVIFNPSFEPLSDVMEEAYEGCISVGQLRGKVPRYKHIGYRGYDAHGKLIEREVSDLHARVLQHELDHLNGIIFLDRVTNHNSLGFRQELIQCGALPA; this is encoded by the coding sequence ATGAAAGAATATGAAGTAATACAATTAGGTAATCCACTTCTAAGAACTACTTCAGAAGCGATTGAAGACTCTATGTTTGGCTCAGAAGAATTAAAAAATTTAGAAGATGTTCTCTTTAATGCCTTAAAACGTGAAAATGGCTTAGGGTTAGCCGCGCCCCAATTAGGAATCACTAAAAGAGCGCTAGTATTCGGGATGGATAAGCATCCTGTCTATACACAACTTCCAGCCATTCCTTTTACAGTTATATTTAACCCATCCTTTGAGCCTTTATCAGATGTAATGGAAGAAGCTTATGAAGGATGCATAAGTGTAGGTCAGTTGCGTGGTAAAGTGCCTCGCTATAAACATATTGGTTATAGAGGTTATGACGCTCATGGCAAGCTAATTGAGCGAGAAGTCTCTGATCTCCATGCTCGCGTACTACAGCATGAACTTGATCATTTAAATGGAATAATTTTTTTAGATAGGGTAACTAATCATAATTCCTTAGGTTTTCGCCAAGAATTAATTCAATGTGGCGCTTTGCCTGCTTAA
- the traJ gene encoding conjugal transfer transcriptional regulator TraJ, whose product MDNKFKTPTRKNGRHLRVPVLPNEEIQIKSNADTAGLSIAEYLRRVSLGYQIYSAIDKDYVLELSKINADLGRLGGLLKLWLSHDKRVAHFDRQKIRTLLNRIQMTQKVLLEVVKKL is encoded by the coding sequence ATGGACAATAAGTTTAAAACACCTACCAGAAAAAATGGCCGTCATCTTCGTGTTCCAGTCCTTCCCAACGAAGAAATTCAAATTAAATCTAATGCAGATACTGCAGGCCTTTCTATTGCTGAATACTTAAGACGAGTTAGCTTAGGCTATCAAATCTATAGTGCGATTGATAAAGATTATGTGTTGGAGTTGTCTAAAATTAATGCCGATCTAGGAAGACTTGGGGGCTTGCTAAAATTATGGCTTAGTCATGACAAACGCGTTGCACATTTTGATCGTCAAAAAATAAGAACTTTGTTAAACCGCATCCAAATGACTCAGAAAGTACTGTTGGAAGTGGTTAAGAAGCTATGA
- a CDS encoding site-specific integrase, which translates to MGKFDGGRKMGGKRQQSKHPNPPNGVTIRKWTSGKTTIRISFYYRGVRCFETLKLEATSANLKYAERLRGEILNSIEKGSFNYLDYFPDSKRAQIFGCTKTRVSIKELLDEFLEQSKSTTEVSTYKGYKKICDAHLYPAFSKIAIQDLTPALLRKWLRGLNCTAKTASNILTPLRAIIEQSLVDQYIKENPLNNIVVSKLLDKNTKKSDYKPDPFDKNEIYAILNSSEGQLRNLFQFAFFTGLRVSELIGLRWKDVDWVNELVRVEETIVGKNTKGPKTEAGIRDVLLLAPAKEALQNQKQFTECNNDRVFYNPRTSQPWETSQQVRRTAWTHILKRANVRYRNPYQTRHTYASMMLSQGENIMWVSKQLGHVDVEMVIKTYGRWIPDTKTYSGYKPVYNWSTHLE; encoded by the coding sequence ATGGGTAAATTTGATGGAGGTAGAAAGATGGGTGGAAAACGGCAACAAAGCAAGCATCCAAACCCTCCGAATGGAGTAACCATTAGAAAATGGACTTCAGGTAAAACGACCATACGTATTAGCTTTTATTATCGTGGAGTCCGTTGTTTTGAAACCTTAAAACTTGAAGCCACATCTGCAAATCTTAAATATGCTGAGCGATTAAGAGGAGAAATTTTAAATTCAATTGAGAAAGGTAGTTTTAATTATCTAGACTATTTCCCTGATTCTAAACGTGCGCAGATTTTTGGCTGCACTAAAACCCGAGTATCTATTAAAGAATTACTTGATGAGTTTTTAGAGCAATCTAAATCGACGACTGAAGTAAGTACTTATAAAGGTTATAAAAAGATTTGTGATGCTCATCTCTACCCTGCTTTTTCAAAAATTGCTATTCAAGACTTAACGCCTGCGCTATTAAGAAAGTGGTTAAGAGGCTTAAATTGTACAGCCAAAACAGCATCTAACATCTTAACGCCTCTAAGAGCAATTATTGAGCAATCACTAGTTGATCAATATATAAAAGAAAATCCGTTAAACAATATAGTAGTAAGTAAGCTTCTAGATAAAAATACAAAAAAAAGTGACTATAAACCTGATCCATTCGATAAAAATGAAATTTATGCCATTTTAAATTCAAGTGAAGGGCAACTGCGTAATTTATTTCAATTTGCATTTTTTACTGGCTTAAGGGTTTCAGAATTAATAGGATTGCGCTGGAAGGACGTCGATTGGGTCAATGAATTAGTTAGAGTTGAAGAGACTATCGTTGGAAAAAACACTAAAGGCCCTAAAACAGAAGCAGGTATAAGAGATGTACTTTTGTTAGCTCCAGCAAAAGAAGCATTGCAAAATCAAAAGCAGTTTACGGAGTGTAATAATGACAGGGTATTTTATAACCCAAGAACCAGTCAGCCATGGGAAACCTCTCAGCAAGTCAGACGCACAGCATGGACGCATATACTTAAAAGAGCAAATGTACGTTATAGAAATCCATATCAAACTCGGCATACCTATGCATCTATGATGCTCTCGCAAGGAGAAAATATTATGTGGGTTTCTAAACAACTAGGTCATGTCGATGTTGAAATGGTAATCAAAACTTATGGACGATGGATACCAGACACGAAAACTTATTCAGGATATAAACCAGTTTACAACTGGAGTACGCATTTAGAATAA
- a CDS encoding ArsA-related P-loop ATPase, producing MAKIHITLQGKGGVGKSFISATTAQYKHHKGQAPLCIDTDPINSTFYGFKALNVDHIQVMSGDEINPRLFDALIEKIASTTHDVVIDNGASFFVPLSHYLINNQVPALLKELGHEMVMHTVITGGQALFDTINGFAQLVNQFSNEAQFVVWLNPYWGAIEHEGKTFEQLKAYRDNKDKISALIQIPDLKKETYGRDLTEMLQQKLTFDEVLDTPEKSIMTRQRLKIVRDQLFNQLDTAMVI from the coding sequence ATGGCAAAAATACATATCACTCTGCAGGGCAAAGGGGGTGTCGGCAAATCGTTTATTTCAGCAACAACGGCGCAATATAAACACCATAAAGGCCAAGCCCCACTGTGTATTGATACCGACCCTATCAATTCAACCTTTTATGGCTTTAAGGCACTTAACGTCGATCATATTCAAGTTATGAGCGGTGATGAAATCAACCCTCGTCTTTTTGATGCTCTCATCGAAAAAATTGCCTCAACAACTCATGATGTAGTTATTGACAACGGTGCCAGTTTTTTTGTACCACTATCTCATTACCTCATCAACAACCAGGTTCCAGCTTTATTAAAGGAATTAGGTCATGAAATGGTGATGCATACTGTCATTACCGGCGGCCAAGCCTTATTCGATACTATTAATGGCTTTGCGCAGCTAGTTAATCAGTTCTCTAATGAAGCGCAGTTTGTTGTCTGGCTTAATCCCTATTGGGGAGCCATAGAGCATGAAGGAAAAACATTTGAACAACTAAAAGCCTACCGTGATAACAAAGACAAAATATCAGCCTTAATTCAAATTCCTGATCTGAAAAAAGAAACTTACGGTCGAGATCTAACTGAAATGCTGCAACAAAAATTAACTTTTGATGAAGTCTTGGATACGCCAGAAAAAAGTATCATGACTCGCCAACGCTTAAAAATTGTTCGCGACCAGCTATTCAACCAGTTAGATACTGCCATGGTGATCTGA
- a CDS encoding helix-turn-helix domain-containing protein: protein MERDYFVAGFARRLTNLMKQANLISSTAKAGVKISKLAEVSGCSHQMARRYVLGEALPDIDITYKIAKWLNVSPGWLLFGEETEIPNNLNQKDLIQIEPDLLEYILRKSTILFDVAKDKEELVQFIMDIINDAIRIEADKKEILKIIDISINSALRFNGIKNERKVKVS, encoded by the coding sequence TTGGAAAGAGATTATTTTGTTGCTGGCTTTGCGAGAAGATTAACGAATCTCATGAAGCAGGCTAATTTAATTTCTTCAACCGCTAAAGCAGGTGTGAAAATTAGTAAGCTTGCAGAAGTTAGCGGGTGCTCACATCAAATGGCTAGACGTTACGTTCTTGGCGAAGCCCTTCCTGATATAGATATCACTTATAAAATAGCTAAATGGCTTAATGTTTCACCTGGCTGGCTTTTATTTGGCGAGGAAACGGAGATTCCGAATAATCTAAATCAAAAAGACTTAATTCAAATTGAACCTGACTTATTAGAATATATTCTAAGAAAAAGCACCATACTGTTTGATGTAGCGAAAGATAAAGAAGAGTTAGTCCAATTTATTATGGACATTATTAACGATGCTATCCGTATTGAGGCTGATAAAAAAGAAATTTTAAAAATTATAGATATTTCTATAAATTCCGCTTTACGTTTTAATGGAATTAAAAATGAGAGAAAAGTTAAAGTTAGTTAA
- a CDS encoding 2OG-Fe(II) oxygenase, which produces MNLVLNNEVFAVIDDFLAPPDFEKTWNFIQTEKFKFVHSSKWVNAFSLEDGAPLWGNITISHPRPEPCTTEQIYPTNTTIDLFIAELLANSAEFSHLIGVKGSDWDFFYARPYLYPRGAGLSWHTDGKYRISGAYVYYCHPVWDMHWGAELLINPIPQQDFEYPEVTLMDDKKKKVGFHLSSNKLNNYIGDGIGYYIVPKPNRLVIFRNNILHCIKKVENAAGNHVRASVTGFFMSNDKIHQTKVAEKIVSS; this is translated from the coding sequence ATGAACTTAGTTTTAAACAATGAAGTTTTTGCTGTAATTGATGACTTTTTGGCCCCACCTGATTTTGAAAAAACTTGGAATTTTATTCAAACTGAAAAATTTAAGTTTGTTCACTCCTCTAAATGGGTAAATGCCTTTAGTCTCGAGGACGGAGCCCCTTTATGGGGCAATATTACTATTTCTCACCCTAGACCTGAACCTTGCACCACAGAGCAAATATACCCTACTAACACAACCATCGATTTATTTATTGCGGAACTCCTTGCAAATTCTGCAGAATTTTCTCATTTAATAGGTGTTAAAGGCAGCGATTGGGACTTTTTCTATGCTAGGCCATATCTTTATCCTCGAGGTGCCGGACTTTCCTGGCATACTGATGGAAAATATAGAATATCTGGCGCTTACGTCTATTACTGTCATCCTGTTTGGGATATGCATTGGGGAGCAGAATTATTAATAAATCCTATACCCCAGCAAGATTTTGAATATCCTGAAGTTACCTTAATGGATGATAAGAAGAAAAAAGTAGGATTTCACCTAAGCAGTAACAAGTTGAATAACTATATAGGAGATGGGATAGGTTACTATATTGTACCTAAGCCTAATAGGCTAGTTATCTTTAGAAATAATATATTGCATTGTATAAAGAAAGTAGAAAACGCTGCAGGGAATCATGTAAGAGCCTCCGTAACAGGATTTTTTATGAGCAATGACAAAATTCATCAAACTAAAGTAGCTGAAAAAATTGTTTCGAGTTAA
- a CDS encoding MFS transporter, translating to MFAISKKTIIGGAIGNALETYDYVIWGLFSVYLSKEFLPPQSKLSDIFFLFLITYVLRPIGGLLGGILADQIGRKKMLTLSIVLMGICTGLISILPSYQEIGVISVFLLLLIRLIQVFTVSSEYISSISLLIESCDKKRKGYFGSWAAFGVNAGMLISSLLGTLLLYLMDIGILPNWGWRIAFCIAFITMLIGFWIRNSLPESLEFVMKNARNERRTFYEIIQESVSVLRTHFFETIIVFFIVCFGVSATILLFVYAPIHMITFNSLHNTQSFIINSISLVLLTCLVPVFGAMSDTFGRIKILLIGTATLVLLSIPYFKLLSLGTFSQILLIDTLIAIPCASIFAVTPVLIAEIFPLSVRCSVTNLIYSIAACFGGGITPLIAFKLGNYNPYLPSLILVILGLISLSLLSLFLKKQDNVDQSLKLVGY from the coding sequence ATGTTTGCTATTTCAAAGAAAACAATTATTGGTGGTGCTATTGGAAATGCCTTAGAAACGTATGATTACGTTATCTGGGGATTATTCTCTGTCTATTTATCAAAAGAATTTCTACCTCCTCAATCTAAATTATCAGATATCTTTTTTCTATTCTTAATTACTTATGTTTTACGTCCCATTGGAGGATTGTTAGGAGGAATTCTTGCTGATCAGATAGGAAGAAAAAAGATGCTAACGTTAAGTATTGTCTTAATGGGAATTTGTACCGGTTTAATTAGCATTCTACCTTCTTACCAAGAAATTGGCGTTATCTCTGTGTTCCTTCTGTTACTTATTCGATTAATTCAGGTTTTTACAGTGAGTAGTGAATATATTAGCTCTATTTCTTTATTGATTGAAAGTTGTGATAAGAAAAGAAAGGGGTATTTCGGCTCATGGGCTGCTTTTGGTGTTAACGCAGGCATGCTTATTTCTTCGCTACTAGGAACACTTTTACTGTATTTAATGGATATTGGCATTCTTCCTAATTGGGGATGGCGAATAGCATTTTGCATTGCTTTTATAACGATGTTAATTGGCTTTTGGATAAGAAACTCACTTCCTGAAAGTCTTGAATTTGTGATGAAAAATGCTAGAAATGAAAGAAGAACCTTTTACGAAATAATCCAAGAATCTGTATCTGTTTTAAGGACACATTTTTTCGAGACGATAATTGTTTTTTTTATAGTATGTTTTGGTGTATCTGCGACTATCCTACTTTTTGTTTATGCTCCAATACATATGATAACGTTTAATAGCCTACACAATACCCAATCCTTTATAATAAATTCAATAAGTTTAGTCTTGTTAACATGTCTAGTTCCTGTCTTTGGGGCTATGTCCGATACATTTGGACGTATAAAGATTCTACTGATAGGCACTGCGACGCTTGTACTGCTTAGTATTCCTTATTTTAAGCTTCTATCATTAGGTACTTTTTCTCAAATCTTATTGATAGATACTCTCATTGCCATTCCCTGCGCGAGTATTTTTGCAGTCACTCCTGTATTAATTGCCGAAATATTTCCATTATCAGTAAGATGTTCCGTAACTAACTTAATCTATTCAATAGCGGCTTGTTTCGGAGGAGGAATAACCCCCCTAATTGCATTTAAATTAGGAAATTATAATCCTTACTTACCTAGTTTGATTTTGGTAATTTTAGGGTTAATTAGCTTAAGTTTATTAAGTCTATTTCTAAAAAAACAGGATAATGTGGATCAATCATTAAAGTTGGTAGGTTACTGA